In one window of Opitutus sp. GAS368 DNA:
- a CDS encoding S-adenosyl-l-methionine hydroxide adenosyltransferase family protein, translating into MKSRFLLGTLLVLFPLTFTLTRGSGPEPRALVIQTDFGTKDGAVAAMKGVAFGVDPHLAIFDLSQENTPYDIWEGAYRLKQTAPYWPAGTVFVSVIDPGVGTERASIVLQTKTGHYFVGPDNGTWTLVAEEMGIAAVRRIDEKVNRRPGSEKSYTFHGRDIYAFTGARLASGTITFEQVGPLLEPKVVSLPYEKPALEKGVLRGTIPMVDFHYGNVWTNIPDTLFNELKPAFGDKFTVTILHDGKEAYRGVIPYARTFGDVPEGTPLLYLNSLLNVAFALNQGSFSATHGLSSGGGWTARIERAP; encoded by the coding sequence ATGAAGTCTCGCTTCCTCCTTGGCACGCTGCTCGTCCTTTTCCCTCTCACTTTCACTCTTACTCGTGGCTCCGGGCCGGAGCCAAGGGCCCTCGTCATCCAGACCGACTTCGGCACCAAGGACGGCGCGGTCGCCGCCATGAAGGGCGTGGCCTTCGGGGTTGATCCGCACCTGGCCATCTTCGACCTCAGCCAGGAGAACACGCCCTACGACATCTGGGAGGGCGCCTACCGCCTCAAGCAGACCGCCCCTTACTGGCCGGCCGGCACCGTCTTTGTCTCGGTGATCGATCCCGGTGTCGGCACCGAACGGGCCTCCATTGTCCTCCAGACCAAGACCGGGCATTATTTCGTCGGTCCGGACAACGGCACGTGGACGCTCGTCGCCGAGGAAATGGGCATCGCGGCCGTGCGGCGGATTGACGAGAAGGTGAACCGCCGCCCCGGCTCGGAGAAAAGCTACACCTTCCATGGTCGCGATATCTACGCCTTCACCGGGGCCCGTCTGGCCTCCGGCACGATCACCTTCGAGCAGGTCGGGCCGTTGCTCGAGCCCAAGGTGGTCAGCCTGCCCTATGAGAAACCGGCGCTGGAGAAAGGTGTGTTGCGCGGGACCATTCCGATGGTCGATTTCCACTACGGCAATGTCTGGACCAACATCCCCGATACGCTCTTCAACGAGCTGAAGCCGGCGTTCGGCGACAAGTTCACGGTCACGATCCTCCACGACGGCAAGGAAGCCTACCGGGGCGTCATTCCCTATGCCCGAACCTTCGGCGACGTGCCTGAGGGCACGCCGCTGCTCTACCTGAACAGCCTGCTGAACGTCGCCTTTGCGCTCAACCAAGGCAGCTTCTCCGCCACGCACGGCCTGTCCTCCGGCGGCGGCTGGACCGCCCGCATCGAGCGCGCGCCGTAG
- a CDS encoding TonB-dependent receptor, with protein MKPNSLRLSLAVLLAACATGLMSAQTTDTKTAPDEVLELEKLSVNGVAPAKQILPTARPFSSVFGTDDNIVDVPRNVTIISTQQLSDINISSVLDFTKLTSSSYTTTNFGAPSNPSIRGQTADLFINGVRGRITSNGNGLPLDFNSVESVNIVKGPATAVQGTSMYVGGYVDLVTKRPFFDAFKGSISATVGSYGEKEWTIDVGGPLSKQLAYRFSYSGVDSNGYWHDYYNKNNSFYGALTFRPTDKYELFVNASASWYRYTENWGLNRPTQDLIDNGNYITGINNNNAPGAPSDPQNSVNVNGGPNSLALGPTVQIDRHDRLLKPGDHSTGREFNAQAIQTFLVGDGFKVVNNSFFSYTARNTLSSYYYSEIIDPSWFMENRTEFIITKPFVSLNAGLDLRYQRTKAYDDYFFEPANVWDLTKDTNYINVYNATAFYGRFVGQPVPGWPGRYATQGAINGDTNDSHGTTVGPFIQATWKVSDKFNIVTGARYDHLSANVKDPLGPFYAHGTISVWDPNYNASLVYKMTPSSSAYVTYNYSKNISGAVGNGGGITGWDGTGTSLDKGNFMQPAEMFEVGTKFNLNHDKVFLNFAYFDQTRTAKPASSTALQKFKASGFETELNYQPDKHLYATVSFSYIKATTSNTAGAAFIDYPFGGPSELVGNEAQLPGSVTSWRTAGLPELSANALVSYSFDNGWGLSSNVLITGPINNNNAGTLVIPTQYELDASFWYHYSKKWEYRVSLGNVTNQKNWAPPNPVYGNGSLLPLAGTTLSFTAKYSF; from the coding sequence ATGAAACCTAACTCGCTACGCCTGTCGCTGGCCGTGCTCCTTGCCGCCTGCGCCACTGGACTGATGTCCGCCCAAACCACCGACACCAAGACCGCACCTGACGAGGTGCTCGAGCTGGAGAAACTCAGCGTCAACGGCGTCGCGCCCGCCAAGCAGATCCTGCCGACCGCGCGTCCGTTCAGCTCGGTGTTCGGCACCGACGACAACATCGTCGACGTGCCGCGCAACGTCACGATCATCTCCACCCAGCAACTGAGCGACATCAACATCTCGAGTGTGCTGGACTTCACGAAGCTGACCTCCAGCTCCTACACCACGACGAATTTCGGCGCGCCTTCCAACCCGTCCATCCGCGGCCAGACCGCCGACCTGTTCATCAACGGGGTGCGCGGCCGCATCACCTCCAACGGCAACGGCCTGCCGCTCGACTTCAACTCGGTCGAGTCAGTCAACATCGTCAAGGGCCCCGCCACCGCGGTGCAGGGCACCTCGATGTATGTCGGCGGCTACGTCGACCTGGTGACCAAACGCCCGTTCTTTGACGCCTTCAAGGGCAGCATCAGCGCGACGGTCGGCTCGTATGGCGAGAAGGAATGGACGATCGACGTCGGCGGCCCGCTCTCGAAGCAGCTCGCCTACCGCTTCAGCTACTCGGGGGTGGACAGCAACGGCTACTGGCATGACTACTACAACAAGAACAACTCCTTCTACGGCGCGCTGACGTTCCGGCCGACCGACAAATACGAGCTGTTCGTCAACGCCTCGGCCAGCTGGTATCGCTATACCGAGAATTGGGGCCTCAACCGCCCGACCCAGGATCTGATCGACAACGGCAACTACATCACCGGTATCAACAACAACAACGCGCCCGGTGCGCCCTCCGACCCGCAGAATTCGGTCAATGTCAACGGGGGCCCCAACAGCCTGGCCCTTGGACCGACCGTGCAGATTGACCGGCACGACCGGCTGCTGAAACCCGGTGACCACTCCACTGGGCGCGAGTTCAACGCCCAGGCCATCCAGACCTTCCTGGTCGGCGATGGTTTCAAGGTCGTGAACAATTCCTTCTTCAGTTACACGGCCCGCAACACGCTCAGCTCGTATTACTATTCCGAGATCATCGATCCCTCGTGGTTCATGGAGAACCGGACGGAGTTCATCATCACGAAACCGTTTGTCTCCCTCAATGCGGGTCTTGATCTGCGCTACCAGCGCACCAAGGCCTACGACGACTACTTCTTCGAGCCGGCCAACGTGTGGGATCTCACCAAGGATACCAACTACATCAATGTTTACAACGCCACCGCCTTCTACGGCCGCTTCGTCGGCCAGCCCGTCCCCGGCTGGCCGGGGCGCTATGCTACCCAGGGCGCGATCAACGGCGACACCAACGACAGCCATGGCACCACGGTCGGCCCGTTCATCCAGGCCACCTGGAAAGTAAGCGACAAGTTCAACATCGTGACCGGGGCCCGCTACGACCACCTGAGCGCCAACGTCAAGGACCCGCTCGGCCCCTTCTACGCCCATGGCACCATCAGCGTCTGGGATCCGAACTATAACGCCAGCTTGGTCTACAAGATGACCCCGAGCTCCAGCGCCTACGTGACCTACAACTATAGCAAAAACATCTCCGGAGCGGTCGGCAATGGCGGCGGCATCACCGGTTGGGACGGCACGGGCACGTCCTTGGACAAGGGGAATTTCATGCAGCCGGCCGAAATGTTTGAAGTCGGCACGAAGTTCAACCTGAACCACGACAAGGTGTTTCTGAACTTCGCCTACTTCGACCAAACCCGCACGGCCAAGCCGGCCAGCAGCACCGCCCTCCAAAAATTCAAGGCGAGCGGCTTCGAGACCGAATTGAATTACCAACCGGACAAGCACCTCTATGCGACGGTTTCGTTCTCTTACATCAAAGCCACGACCTCCAACACGGCAGGCGCGGCGTTTATTGATTATCCGTTCGGTGGCCCCAGCGAACTGGTGGGAAATGAGGCCCAGTTGCCCGGCAGCGTCACCTCCTGGCGCACCGCCGGGTTACCGGAGCTTTCGGCCAATGCGCTGGTTTCCTACTCGTTCGACAACGGTTGGGGCCTTTCCAGCAATGTGCTCATCACCGGCCCGATCAACAACAACAATGCCGGCACCCTCGTCATCCCGACCCAATACGAGCTCGATGCCAGTTTCTGGTATCACTACAGTAAGAAATGGGAATACCGGGTCAGCCTGGGCAACGTGACCAACCAGAAGAACTGGGCGCCGCCGAATCCGGTTTACGGCAATGGCTCGCTCCTGCCGCTGGCGGGCACGACCTTGTCCTTCACCGCCAAGTATAGTTTCTGA